The following coding sequences are from one Ochotona princeps isolate mOchPri1 chromosome 8, mOchPri1.hap1, whole genome shotgun sequence window:
- the LOC131480927 gene encoding LOW QUALITY PROTEIN: thyroid transcription factor 1-associated protein 26-like (The sequence of the model RefSeq protein was modified relative to this genomic sequence to represent the inferred CDS: substituted 1 base at 1 genomic stop codon) → MAPARPAARWAGGGLGTRGEGVAPVGCANKSVRRRTWWPSHAQAFAGSVRQGQGFACRRKLKTQQNYKKLQWREKASQGAPDSQFTDRYPEHLKHLYLAEEERLKKRPRKAERTVSEGPAAQPPREEQEGTDQALPGHQPKTEQSSKTVNSITNSKKNKKKTSNQKAQEEYEQIXAERAAKKQEFERKKQEREAAQRLYKKKKMETFKILSKKTKKGQPNLNLQMEYLLQKMQEKT, encoded by the coding sequence ATGGCGCCGGCCAGGCCAGCCGCGAGGTGGGCAGGCGGGGGACTTGGGACGCGGGGCGAAGGGGTTGCTCCCGTCGGATGCGCCAACAAGAGTGTGAGACGGAGGACTTGGTGGCCTAGCCACGCGCAGGCCTTCGCCGGCAGCGTTCGCCAGGGACAAGGCTTTGCATGCCGAAGAAAACTGAAGACTCAGCAGAATTACAAGAAGTTGCAGTGGAGGGAGAAGGCGTCTCAGGGAGCGCCCGACTCGCAGTTCACAGACCGCTACCCGGAGCATCTGAAGCACCTCTACTTAGCTGAAGAGGAAAGGCTGAAGAagaggccgaggaaggccgagcgGACCGTGTCAGAGGGCCCGGCTGCCCAGCCACCACGtgaggagcaggagggcactgaCCAGGCGTTGCCCGGCCACCAGCCGAAGACAGAACAGTCTAGCAAAACAGTCAACTCCATTactaattcaaagaaaaataaaaagaaaacatcaaatcaaaAGGCACAAGAGGAGTATGAACAGATATAAGCTGAGCGTGCTGCTAAGAAAcaagaatttgaaaggaaaaaacaagagagagaagcagctcaACGGCtctacaaaaagaagaaaatggaaacctTCAAAATACTGAGCAAAAAGACCAAGAAGGGTCAGCCAAACCTGAACTTACAAATGGAGTATCTTCTtcaaaaaatgcaagaaaaaaccTGA